A region of the Stigmatopora nigra isolate UIUO_SnigA chromosome 10, RoL_Snig_1.1, whole genome shotgun sequence genome:
TTTGCTGTATGTGGACaaggctgtttttttaagtCGAGTGGAATTGCTATTTTTGCTCAGCTTTGTTTTAGTTCATTGTAACTCTGCCAATTTTGCCATTCACATTTTTGTAGGCCGGCCATCCCCTAGAAGCAACACCCCTATTCTTATTGTTACTCCTTCTGTTCTTTAACTTCTTTGGATTGCAACATTTGGATGCATCATCAAATCTTTCaatcattttcactttgttcgacgagtcccgTCTCGTTGTTTTCATTCGCCGTACGCGTTGACACTTGCGTCTTGGAAGAGCCAacactttttttggggtggggggtttggCCTGCAAACGCACAGGGCGAAGTAAACCCAAGGTACGCACCTGCGAGCAAGAAGTCCGTGAAGATGAGGATGCAGCAGGCACAGAACGCCACCGGACTTCGCGACGTCGCTAGGGAGGGCAAGCACACCAGGCCGCACACCAGCTTGAACACGCACAGCACCGACGCCCCGTCCAACGTGCCGTCCATGTCTGCGGGGACACACCAGGCGCAAAAACAAAGGTTTATCTCCGCTTTCACGTCGCAAGGTAAGCAATCATTATTCCTTCACTTTGTCCCAATCGCCATTTGACGCCGGGTGGTCGATACTTGAACTTTGCACTGTTTACTATTCCAAAGAAGACCTGCACGCGCTTGActccatttttccccccaactgAAATGCCCTTATTTAAGTGTCCAATGGTGACACTTTGTTGACAGACAAAATTGAGCCAGGTAAGGACATTTCAGGTCATCCCAACtaacaaaaaatagaaaaaagatgtTACCATGACCTGTTTCCTTCAGAGCCGCATGTCAGTGGAAGCTTGTCGACGCGTTGTCTTGCTTATCCCTTCCCGCCCCCCACTTTTTCTGGCGCTAATACCACGCCGACCCCTCCCCTGTTGCCTCCCGGAGCGCACCTGgagcagcagcggcggcgggCGTGGCGCTCGCTGTTTGAACAGACAAGAAGGGGAACCTGTCGGGCAAGTGAGTGCCTTTCGAGAAAAGCGTGTCAGAACAAACAAGATGAGAATGAAACACTGAGGAGGGAAGGGAGGATTTCACTGCATGTTAATACATTTAGTGTGTTAGGGGGGGCACCCCGGGGCCTTTTgggcttttatgtttttttaggaaCTTGTTTGACCAGAGCGATCACATTTGGtacatttttgttgctttttgttagggttagttaggGCATTTTAAGATGTCACATTTGCTACATTTTTGAAGCTCACGTTAttgtcatttgttgttttttttttgtttgtttgccccAAGCATTTtaagaaatgacaattttttatattaatgttattgtagtttgttgttgtttttcattttttatttggcacAAGTATTCTAAGAGATCCCATTTTTGACActtatgttattgttttttcatttgatttttttttgcctcaagcATTTAAGGATGTCACATTTGGTAAATTTTTGATGCTCATGTGAttgtcatttgttgttgttgttgtttttttgtttgcctgAAGCATTTtaagaaatgtcatttttgacgTTTGCGTTTGAATtgtttgttgatgttgtttttggGAGTTTTTGCCCTAAGCATTTTAAGAAATcacatttgatacatttttgatGCTTTAGGTATTgtcgtttgttgtttttttttgtttgttagatTAGCATTCCAAGTCAGATCAGTAAGGAGATAAGACCATTTGATTTATGAGCACTTTTGGAAGCAGTAACTTTTCCTttgaaaagaagagaaaaggaATGAAGTAATTTCCTGCAATTGATGGCGACAGACCACCGATTGCCCTGAATGGCGCTGAATGAATTCATCCCCTTAGGCCAATTCCACAGAAACAATAGGTGACTTGATTCATAATGGGATCCCACAAAACTAATTTTCTTGTTAATTGATTATATCTTTTAACTGCGTTTTAATTAGGGGAGAAATGCATCCAAACAGCATACTGTTATTACATCTTGAAAATGCCAACAATTAAACTTTCGtcagattttgtttttatttcattggaAGTGACCACTAATTAAGTTCTGCCTCCTTAATGACACTTTCTCATTGGAtgcggttgttgttgtttttgtagacAAACTTTGGAGTCTGACTTCTCTTTCATTCGAAAATTCATACGAAAATTGTTATATGTAATAGTTTGCTAGATAAAGAGCTTTACcagtccatttttaaataatctttatttatctttttgttaCAGGGTCACTAGTGGATAACTGTTCAAAACTTTTTAGAGCAAGTGACTATGTATTTTTGttcgtttaaaaaatattcttaagtcatcattgttattgtttttgttattttttatgtatgtattattttaattgtatgattATTTTATTAGGCCGGCccagcagctgagtggttagtgcgttggcctaTCAGTGgtagtcttgggttcaaatccaggtcagtccacctgagtggagtttacatgttctcgcCGGGCCCTTGTGGGTTTTATTCGGGTACTcgggtttccccccacatcccaaagacatgcatggtaggctaattggacgcTATAaattgcacacacacatatgtgaccatagtgaggataaagaggttctgaaaatgagatgaggttattttattatttatcatcATGTACTATTACACAAATGCAATAGAAATAATAGAAAGGGCCCTAGGTTGTGTTTACGTGAAAACGGCGCCCTCTGTTGTTCATTTTCACACGTGCACCTGAGGCCAGCTTGCGCTCGTTCACGTCTTTCTCGCCATTTCTCCCAACATGGAGAACGCGCGTTCACGCCGCCCCCAAAACGCGGTGGCataaaatgggttaaaagagaaaaaaaatgagaaagggGGGgctgaaaaaaatcccaaaattgtTGCAAAGATTCGGCTCGCCGTCGTGGTCGTGCACGAGGACCCAGAAGTGAACGGAGGGGCGACCCGGAAGGTTTCGAGTCCCCCGACTGCAAAACGAAGAAGACAGATCAGCCTGATTCGGGTTCTGGACGTGGTTCCGTCAGGTAAGAACAACGTTcagccttctttttttgttttgtttttcatccatGGCGATTTCCACTCGTGCGTTAGGCGGATCGTGCTAAAAACTAAGTTGCCATTCAACCCAAAAAAACGTAGCCCAAACCGAACCACGCGTCCGCGACATTGCGTCCAAATCGGACGCATTCCACGAATGTTCCGTTTGGTGATCGTGTTAATGCAGCCTCGCATCCTCCATGAAGAAGAAGACATTGATGCGTTTGTTCGGGGAAGTGTcagtgggttttttgggggggttttgttttttttataccccCCACCGTCAGGATGGGGTATTTGAAGCTGCAAAATGTTCGGCTCCGTTCGGCTGCGTTCGGCTACCTTCGGCTTCACTCGGCTCGGCTCGCCAAAATTCAAAGCGAGCAAGAGGCTGCCATTTTTGTTTGCCTTTTGTCtcattttgggagaaaaacaggCGATCcgaaaaaatgagagaaaaagggAAAAGCGGGGCTGCAGCAAAAGGCCGAAAGCGGCACAATGAAACGTCGCTTAgttattaaaattaatattgtCGGCCACTCGAGAAGTCATTTCGCTGTTGTCGTAATTATGACtgcagatgatgatgatgttggaTTATACAACAGGAACCCACAAGCAAGCagatagttgttttttttcttatttagctcttttaaaataagtttcaccattattattgttattatttttatactatTTATCTTCTATGTCAAACTGTTGAAGCACAAGTGGCCAATTAGTAGTTTTTCTCTTATATAGTAATTACctttgttgtacttttttagtctataaccattttattttgttgtatttttagtaACACTTGCTtaaaatatatgatatatttttacataatttatttgtagttgtttcccttttaaaactattttattcAGTTCTGCAGAACATTTAGGTTGTTAGAATTTTAGTGTACATTGTCTTTTGGCTTTTCACATTCatgctgtttattttatttcacataaatttccaacattgtttttttttttattcagccagaagtatttttttaatcttgttattttatttctgtatttattgATGAATTACACAACCTATTTTAATGttgtattgtttaaaaaaaaatgggttcaacttgccatttttcattaaaataaatgcttctgtttaaacattattataatttttttaaatttcatataaTATCCCTTTAAAACGTGTTTAAAACGCACATCAATATTTGAAGGTTTTTACCAttcttccattttaaaaaaaatgcaaaattcacGTGTACTCACTCAAATTTAAAGTATTTCTGTGATTCTTAATATgtgagctgccattgacgtcgtCTAAACTGTCTTGGCGATAAACTCGTTTCAATTCATGGCAGAAATTTGTTTGAAAGCCAAGCGATTGGACGTCAATCGCCATCTTGGAGAGGGCCACCAGCGGTTGGAAACTAAAATTTTCAAATTAGGACATATcgggacatttttttcttagcacTCCCCAATACCGATGATGTCATTTGCAAAACTACAACGGGACCTCTACTAGACTTCTTCATACGGAATTTTCCCCATAACGAAAAccttttgatatgcaaattgcccttccaatatacaaaaacaagaaccacgttacaaaatcccccaaagcGTCAATCAGAGGGTTTTATTCTGCattaaatccactttttttccccacgtgGTCCATATGCACTGAATCCAATTTCTGCTTGCAGAAATgatcgtctttttttttctttttctctttttttcctcttctccttctggccgtttttcagacatttttcattgCGTACTTTGGCACTCTTTCACCATTCCTGCCTGTGTTTGTTTTAGCTGAGGCATAACACTGGTCCGCATACGGCAGCCAAgagcaacaaccaaaaaaacatggGCTCCGTACACCCCTTCCCCCATTTTCACCCCTAAATATTTGTCTAATGATGGCGGATGGAGTGGATCGCTTTCACCTACTGCGAGTTTGTCCAACTTGCGGGAATGGTGCGACGCTTTTCCAATGGTCGTATTAAACCCGTTAGAAGTAcgatgaagcattttgtttaGGCTTTACAACTTTAAGGGTGTTGTTGCAGAAGCACAAAATATACCATAAGTGCTTAAAATGTGCTGAATTTTGCATCTGACAACAACGTTTTTTCaataactgtttttttccctttccaaaCTATTCACACGTCAGTCTCTCccagaatatattttaaaaaaaaaacaatgttcagctattttactcataatagaaaaatgtaaaaatcattgcttttatttgttgttatgccaattttacgttttttttctttcatttagttTAAagcttttgtttaaaaatctattattattattcttataatATTAACTTTATGCTTTGGAATATTATGATAATATAGTTTtgtattatgtttattttttttactgccctTTTTTATAGTGAAAAGTTGACCTtgtggtgtttaaaaaaatatttaatgcaaACATTTATGCATTATTTATGCTTTACTGGTCTATAtttaattttgcattatttttactggtcAAAAATATGAGCATCAGTTCTGCAAAatgtacctttaaaaaaacaaaaaaaacaaatcggaCTTAATCGGAAGTCCTAAAGTGTATTTGGGTCCATCCCTACTCCCACCTGAGATTTGCTTTATTCCAAATCAAAGGAACATGCTTAATTCTTCTCAAAATTCCACCACTCAATTATTCCAAATGCTAAAAATAATAGATATTCTCAAAAAAAAGCAACTATTTTAAGGCTAACCTTATTTCGGCTGCTTTCCAGTCAATGAGTCGTTGGACTGGAAGTGTGCGTCTGCACCGATAACAATTTTGACCCGGAGGCCCCAAACAAAAGCGCAGCTCACGTGACTGCGTATCTAACAACAGGCATGAATGCCTTGTCtttctcactttttttgtgtgtcagcTACTAAGTCACTGGACCACTCCTGCATCAGGTGTGCACACCTGCCAAAATGGGGGGCGGTGCCCACATTTACTGCATTCAGTTCCATTGCGGTTATAAATCCGCCTATAAACACGAACAAAAAgctgttttttcatttaatttttaaatcatttgaacTTGAACTGACAAATGTTTCTTTTCACACAACCTTGGATCAAAAGGACGATATTTATCAATGCATTACGCTTTAATTGATTTCCTTGTATTCCTTTACTGAAACATTTGATGTTTTAGTTCAGATTGATTCCAATCAATGTCTCTCGTCAACATATTTGAATCTCTTAagagcaaaaatataaaaatggacAGTCCATTTTGATCAAAATAAGCAGGAGTGTGTTCATCCCTCCTAGTTTCCAAATTTGATGGATAGAATggaatcaaaatgaaaaaaatggccgccATGTTTGTGAAAACAGTCCCAAGTggccattttgatgttttttttctcttctttgtcTTCCAGAATGGCTGAACCTCGCTTTAACAGTCCCTATTTTTGGCCCCCGCCACCGAGCATGGCTGTCACTCAGGTAGGTTCTCACTTCCAAGTCTGCTCCactttcaaatgtttttggtgcaaagtgtttttgcattcgtcattcattcattttgtgttacTTGGCAACGCCATCTCATGGAATTCACCAGGgacttttattttgttcaaatgGGATTATTTTTAGGCACAGTATCAATGACAAAGCACCCccactaaacaaaaaaacatgaaatcttCTCTTCGTTTTGTTAATTGAAGGAGCAACTGATGGCGGAGAAGATCCGGGCGTCTCACGCGCCGCCCGTCACGTCCCCTTCCCAGCAGCCCTTGCTGTCTCCGGATGCCGGCCAGCACGTTTCGTCTAAAGGCGGGCCAGATGTCATCTTGCACGCCAGCCCCGCGCGGCCCACCTCCAGTTCGCTCACAGGTACAAGAGTCGTCTTCGAGATGTGGGTGTTTGCTCATtgaatgccattgatggtgatgggcgtctatttgaagtgggaggtgATTATTTCTAGCTGAAATGGATTTGAAAGGAGTATTCTGAAAGTAACCGGCTCCCTCTTGTGGCACAAAATGAAGAAATCCCAATGGACATTTTTCAAACTGCATGAAATTGGATTTAACAGAAAGTACATGCAGTTCAAATTCTTCACATAAAgcatttgttacatttttagaACACTTTTTAGGTTGGGTTAGGCTACACTGCATACTATTTTATGAAATTATATTAACAAATATGTTAACATATTACAAGCATTGTTGtcacaaaatatgttttacacatagattttcattttattaattcTCTTATTTCATTATGTAGATtattatatgtttatatatattttttccacttatgtcagaaaattaaatttaacCATTCAATTCTATTACAATACACAATGTGAATGTTAAATAATaggttttgaaatgttttcactCAGTTGCAAAGAattcttttgttctttttggatCATACATTGATTTTAATCAAAACAAGGTGTTTTCCAGGTCGCATTCTGGGTGACGTCAACTTAAACCTGGATGAGAAAGCGGCCATCAAAGCCCGAGGATTGTGGGAGGACTGGCGTCAGCTCATCGAGCACCCCGCTCGGGCTAACCACCTCTCGGGTAAAACACACTTCAACCCCAATTTGGAGACAGTCCATCCCCTCCCATCTGAAATGTCTTTGTCTTGCCAGGAGTTTCGCTGGCGTCCAGGACGGGAAACCTCAACAACTCCGAGGTGACGTCCCCCGCCACCCCTCCCTCGGGGGCTTCCACCCCCCACCTCCTCTGCGGCTTCACCAACCCTCACGGAATGGATCCTGGAAGAAGCAATGGCGGTCTGGTGGGTCTCCTCGGGGTCTCCAAACCTCCCAAGGAAGGGCGTCGGAAAATCAAAGCCGAGAACGGCTCTTCGCTGCTGGTGGTGCCGTATCCCATCCTGGCCGCCGGCAACGACCAGTCGTCCATCAGCATCGCCGCCAAAGAGAAGACGTACAGGTACGAGTGGGCGGGATTTCCCCCGTCGACCCCCCGTAACCTGTCAACGGCGTCTCTCCGCAGGTGTAAAGTGTGCCCGCTGACCTTCTTCTCCAAGTCGGACATGCAGATCCACTCCAAGACGCACACGGAGGCCAAAGCGTACAAGTGCCCTCACTGCACCAAGACTTTCGCCAACGCGCCGTACCTGGCGCAACACCTGCGCATCCACCTGGGTCTCAAGCCGTACCGCTGCGCCTATTGCGAGAAGTGCTTTCGCCAGCTCTCGCACCTGCAGCAGCACACCAGGTGGGTGGGGAAAGCGGTTATTTTGATTGGATGTTGTCCACTTTACTGTGTTAACATGCTCTTCTTTTTCATGGCTTGTGTATAAATGGCGGCTCAGAATCCACACGGGTGATCGTCCCTATAAATGTTTCCAACCCGGATGTGAGAAGGCCTTCACGCAGCTTTCCAATCTGCAGGTAAACTCAGGCTATAATGGATATTGTGGGTTATATAGTTAACTTGGACAAAAATGTTTGGGTGTTAttgttctgttgtttttttttgtttttttcaaatttagttttacaAAGTTAAATATGGTTTGGCTGTATTTtccattaatatatatatatatatatatatatatatatatatatgtgagaAGCAGCAAATACCTAATGTATTTCTCATTTCAAAAAAGATTGTTTAAAAAGTACACATTCAATTGCACTATGAAAAGTACTATTAAAATGAGTACTTTAGTATATTAGTTATATTTTGGTAATAAAAAAGTTTTCATTAGTTTTCTTATAAAAGATATATCATGAAAAACGTTAAATAATAGTCATGTTATTTAGAAACTACATTTTCATGATAGCTCTATTTTGCCTTCAATTCCAATTACTATCAATTACATGTGGTTCAATACACCAAGTCAACAATGTTAACCTTGTTCAAGCCAACTTATACAAATTCTACACATATAAGgccatttttttgaatgaaaaagaaaggtcaaataacattaataaatcaatagacaaataaatagtaAACTCCATTTTGCAGTCCCACCAGAGGCACCACAACAAAGACAAGGCGTTCAAGTGTTCCAACTGCTTCCGGGCGTATTCGGACGCCGCGTCGCTGCAGATGCACCTGTCGGCCCACGCCATCAAGACGGCCCGGGCTTTTTGCTGCGCCACGTGCGACAGAGCGTACACGTCGGTGAGTCCCgtcgctgtctgtctgtctgtctgcaaaACTGCCCACCTGTAcgttagatataatatttagatatttttaaaaaaatgggttaaagaactggatcaaaagccctaaatgttcaggttttttgttttatagagccaaaacaatgtttatttgagcttattTTCTTCgtaaggaaacaaaatatttgttgacgttcaaaatcaaagtggaaaacagaaaatatttgtatatcatttttagattttacaaaatccttttggaactaaaaatacaaaagaaaaaaattgcgattattgatttaaaagggggaaaatcaggaaatatcatttgatcctaaaacaagaaaatcgacactcatgatttactttctcgggccgcacaaaatgatgcgccgggccagacttagcccccgggccgccactttgacacctgtcccCTATCGTGACCCCCTGGCACGTCTCAAATCGCAGGAGACCTACCTCATGAAGCACACGTGCAAGCACGCCGGGCCCCGGAGGAGCGatgccccccaccaccacctccgcACGGACGTCTCAGACCTGAGCGCCGCTGCCATTTTGTCCCGCCATCACCTCTCCCTCTCCGTTTAGAATCCCACAAGACTGATGGACCCGGGTACGAATCCCCACGCCCCCCCTAAAAAAGTGCCAGAGTGTACTAATATCTTTTTAGGAAAGGTACTACTTTCCTCTgtattaattataaatatatatatatatatatatataaatatacgcATCTGGATTACGTCTAATGAGCACTTTGAGGCCCGGAAAAGGCTGACTTATAACATTTATCGTGATGTCACAGATTGTTCTTTTTTATACGCTCCCTAACTTTTTTAATGCTCGTTAATCTTtcttctatatatataaatatatatatagtacatatcTTACGTTTATGTAAATATCATGTGCCCTGTTTTTGTATCGTccatatttattcttttttggcCACATTCCCTCTTGAGATGAAGttttgatattgaaaaaaaaaaaatccagttcaaCTCAAAGGCTAATGTGTTAGGGACATCTGCACAATTTCTTAAATGCGAtatgaattgttgtttaaaaaaaaaactctttacaAAGGCGGTGAAGAAAAGTTTAACAATCTGTTTATTATTGTGGTAGCCTTGCATTTcctaacaccaaaaaaaaaacataggatTGACTGTCAACttctttataaaaacaaaataaaacaataatcagAACTTCAGAGTCCTGAATGGGTTTTGTTTTCCCATCATGAAAACTTGTTAAGCCTTAATCATATATAGAAAGAAAATGACTGGTTAGATATCTCTATTAGTTGTGGATTTCTACAGGGTTAGGTTTcacattaattaaaataatcacattgtaagaattataaatatatattatacaaaaaatatagcACAATTGGCCCGCAATCAATTCAAATAAAGCTTAAATCAACAAattgaaatgactaaaattatgaaaattattACCCAATTCCAGCAGGCTAAATTGAAGTCATTTCACTTGAGGTCAAACGAATAAAATAGTCATTGAAATGGATCAACAAAGATGAAATGCAGAGAGGCATAAATATTCAATTATAACAATAATAGATCATATATAATAGTAGtctgtagtaaaaaaaataacattaagaaCAATGAAATGACTgcttaaaaacaattaaaaatcaaacaaagtcCATTCATTTAAACGAATGTAAAGAAAAAGTAGCTCGACTTTTATGTGATTGTACTGTCACCATTTGTCACTCCTTTTTCCGCTCATGTGCCAGTTTTGCTCCATTTGAGCTTCATTGTGTCAACTTTTCCTTCActcatcgtgtgtatatatgtgtgtgtgttgtcttgGGTGGGCTGCCACTTCCTGCACGAGTGGGTCGCCGCCTCCGAGCACTTTGAACTTCCTGTCTCCCCACGGACTGGCTTGGAGCCGCCGTGTAAGACGGCGTCCCCCCCTTGGTCCCGACGCTGTACATGGTAGGAGGAGCAGAATGGGGGTCCACCCAGGCCAATTGGACGTCGCTCTGCTCCAGACCGCAGTTATGAGGGGGCGGTTCCACAAGGAGGAGGCAGAAGCTCGGAGGAAATGGGTGTCAAGTACTCAAGTCACTCCTTTGCCTCTCCACACATT
Encoded here:
- the znf362a gene encoding zinc finger protein 362a, which codes for MAEPRFNSPYFWPPPPSMAVTQEQLMAEKIRASHAPPVTSPSQQPLLSPDAGQHVSSKGGPDVILHASPARPTSSSLTGRILGDVNLNLDEKAAIKARGLWEDWRQLIEHPARANHLSGVSLASRTGNLNNSEVTSPATPPSGASTPHLLCGFTNPHGMDPGRSNGGLVGLLGVSKPPKEGRRKIKAENGSSLLVVPYPILAAGNDQSSISIAAKEKTYRCKVCPLTFFSKSDMQIHSKTHTEAKAYKCPHCTKTFANAPYLAQHLRIHLGLKPYRCAYCEKCFRQLSHLQQHTRIHTGDRPYKCFQPGCEKAFTQLSNLQSHQRHHNKDKAFKCSNCFRAYSDAASLQMHLSAHAIKTARAFCCATCDRAYTSETYLMKHTCKHAGPRRSDAPHHHLRTDVSDLSAAAILSRHHLSLSV